The nucleotide sequence CGATGTGCCGATTGCAGGGTACAAGAAGGAGCACATCAGGGTGCAGCTGGTCCGCAGCCACGGGCTAGTGGTCGTGCGCGGCGAGCGCGCCGTCGCGGGCAACCGCTGGAGCCGCTTCCGCCTCGAGTTCCGCGTGCCCGACGGCTGCGACCTCAAGGGCATCCACGCGAGGTTCGAGGGCGGCGTCGTGCGGGTCACCATGCCCGGGCTAAGGACCGCGGTCGGCGACGTCTCTGGTAAGCAGGTGCCCCCGGCGGCCAAGGCTGATGCTTCCGGCGTTGGAGCAGGAGACAAGGAAGACGAGAACGTGCAGAAACAGCCGGCGGAGGAGCGCGGGGCCGACGCGGTCAAAGATAGTGCCCGCCTCGATCAAG is from Triticum aestivum cultivar Chinese Spring chromosome 1B, IWGSC CS RefSeq v2.1, whole genome shotgun sequence and encodes:
- the LOC123119079 gene encoding inactive protein RESTRICTED TEV MOVEMENT 2, producing MAAIAGRAYEDFVPPHNMVTEPATHTLSVDLTAAGYKKEHIRVQLVRSHGLVVVRGERAVAGNRWSRFRLEFRVPDGCDLKGIHARFEGGVVRVTMPGLRTAVGDVSGKQVPPAAKADASGVGAGDKEDENVQKQPAEERGADAVKDSARLDQGQDSGRLDQGQGTPADGVRGVESPATSSGRGYSYLPERRKLVTTVVGAVLVLFSLGIYVRYSFGP